A genomic segment from Scomber japonicus isolate fScoJap1 chromosome 11, fScoJap1.pri, whole genome shotgun sequence encodes:
- the idh1 gene encoding isocitrate dehydrogenase [NADP] cytoplasmic produces the protein MAQKIKSGSVVEMQGDEMTRVIWELIKEKLIFPYLELDLHSYDLGMENRDATDDRVTVEAAEAVRRYNVGIKCATITPDEKRVEEFKLKQMWRSPNGTIRNILGGTVFREAILCKNIPRLVPGWIRPIIIGRHAHGDQYKATDFVVPGPGKVEMTYTPTNGEPVKFVIHEFEGTGGVAMGMYNTDSSIRDFAHSSFQMALSKAWPLYLSTKNTILKKYDGRFKDIFQEIYEKEYRAQFEAKGIWYEHRLIDDMVAQAMKSDGGFIWACKNYDGDVQSDSVAQGYGSLGMMTSVLICPDGKTVESEAAHGTVTRHYRFHQQGKETSTNPIASIFAWTRGLLHRAKLDNNAELRVFSEALEAVCIETIEAGFMTKDLAICIKGLPNVTRADYLNTFEFLDKLAENLKIKLANPPKL, from the exons ATGGCTCAGAAAATCAAATCAGGCTCTGTGGTGGAGATGCAGGGAGATGAAATGACTCGGGTCATCTGGGAGCTCATTAAGGAGAAACTCATCTTCCCATACCTGGAGCTCGACCTGCACAG CTATGACCTGGGGATGGAGAACCGCGACGCAACAGATGACCGCGTGACTGTCGAAGCGGCAGAGGCAGTCCGCCGCTACAACGTGGGCATCAAGTGTGCCACCATCACTCCAGATGAGAAACGCGTGGAGGAGTTCAAGCTGAAGCAGATGTGGCGCTCGCCCAACGGGACCATCCGTAACATCTTAGGTGGAACAGTTTTCAGAGAGGCCATCCTCTGTAAGAACATCCCCCGCCTTGTGCCCGGTTGGATCAGACCCATTATCATCGGCAGACATGCCCATGGAGACCAG TACAAAGCCACAGACTTTGTGGTGCCTGGGCCCGGAAAGGTGGAAATGACCTACACACCCACAAATGGAGAGCCAGTCAAGTTTGTTATCCATGAGTTTGAGG GCACTGGTGGTGTAGCTATGGGAATGTACAATACTGATAGTTCCATCAGGGACTTTGCTCACAGCTCCTTCCAGATGGCTCTGTCTAAAGCCTGGCCTCTGTACCTGAGCACCAAGAACACCATCCTGAAGAAGTATGACGGTCGTTTCAAAGACATCTTCCAGGAGATCTATGAGAA GGAATACCGTGCTCAGTTTGAGGCCAAAGGCATCTGGTATGAGCACCGTCTCATAGATGACATGGTGGCCCAGGCCATGAAGTCTGACGGAGGCTTTATTTGGGCCTGCAAGAACTACGATGGAGATGTCCAGTCTGACTCTGTGGCACAAG GCTACGGCTCCCTGGGTATGATGACGAGTGTCTTGATCTGTCCTGATGGAAAGACAGTAGAGTCAGAGGCTGCCCACGGCACAGTGACACGCCACTACAGATTTCACCAGCAGGGAAAAGAAACCTCCACTAATCCCATTG CCTCCATCTTTGCATGGACGCGGGGCCTGCTCCACCGGGCAAAGCTGGACAACAATGCAGAGCTGAGAGTGTTCTCTGAGGCGCTGGAGGCCGTTTGCATCGAGACCATCGAGGCTGGATTCATGACCAAGGATTTGGCTATCTGCATCAAAGGACTGCCAAA TGTGACTCGTGCTGACTACTTGAACACCTTTGAGTTCTTGGACAAACTGGCAGAGAACCTGAAGATTAAACTTGCCAACCCGCCCAAGCTGTGA